The genomic region ACCGATGTGATCTTTGCGGTAGATTCTATCCCGGCAATATTAGCGGTAAGCCGGAATGAATTTATTATTATAAGCTCAAATGCATTTGCCATTCTGGGTCTGCGTGCTTTGTATTTTTTACTGGCAGATATGAAAGACAGGTTTATTTATTTGAATGAGGGTCTGGGAATTATACTGGCTTTCGTAGGAATAAAGTTCCTGGTAAGTGATCTTTACGAAATACCAATCTGGATATCTCTTTGTTTTATAGCTTTAATTTTAATAGGTTCGATATTATTATCTCTACGACAAACTTCGACGACCGAATTAGATAAAACTTAGATTTATGAAAAGACAAAAATTAGGAAATACAGAATTATATACTCCTCCTATCATTTTCGGCGGAAATGTATTCGGGTGGACGATCGATGAAAAAGAATCTTTCAGAATGATGGATCAACTGCTGGATATGGGATTTGACTTTATTGATTCTGCAGATGTTTACTCCAGATGGGCTGAAGGTAACTTTGGTGGTGAATCTGAAAGTATTATTGGAAAATACATGAAGTCCAGAGGTAACCGACATAAATTGACCATTACCACCAAAGTAGGCTCCAGTATGCAACAAGGTGGCGATAAGGATATTTCCAAAACACATATTCTTAATGCGGTAGAAGATAGCCTGCGAAGATTACAAACAGATCATATCGACCTTTATTTCACCCATTGGGATGATAATAAAACACCTGTAGAAGAAACCCTTGGTGCCTATCAGAAATTAATTGAGCAGGGAAAGGTGAGATATATTGGAGCTTCAAATTTGAGTCCTGAAAGATTACAGGAGTCTTTAGACGCTTCAAAAAATGATGATTTACCAAAGTATCAGGTTTTCCAGCCGGAATATAGTTTGATGCAGCGACGCAAGTTCGAAGGGAAAATTCAGAAAATCTGCCAGGAAAATAATCTTGGAGTCACCTCCTATTTCAGCTTAGCCAGCGGATTCCTCTCCGGAAAATATCAAAGTATCGAAGACATAAAAGGAAGTGATCGTGAACAGTTCCTTGGAGATTATTTTGACGATCGTGGTAAAAAAGTACTCAACGCACTTAAAGATATATCGGACCATCACAATATTTACCAGGCAGGAATTGCTTTAAGATGGATCATGCAACGCCCGGGAATTACCGCTCCAATTGCAAGTGCAACAATAGCTGAGCATCTAAAGAGTTTCGAAGAAGCTGTCAACATGGAACTTACCAAAGAAGAAATGGAAAATTTAAATGCAGCAAGCAACCATTAAGTTACGAAAGCTTCGAGATAAGATCTTTTAGACGAAGTGTATCCTGCTCACCTGATTTCATATGCTTTAGAGTGAAGGTTTGCTGCTCAATTTCCTCTTCGCCTGCAAGTATGACAAATGGAATATCTCGTTTATCGGCATATTTCATTTGTTTACCCATTTTGGAACTGTCCGGATAAAGTTCAGCAGTAATTCCGGAGTTCCTTAAAGATCGGATGGACTTCATCGCATATAAAGATTCCTTATCTCCAAAATTTATAAAAAGCACTTTGGTATTCTCCCGTACGGCTTCAGGAAACAGATCCAATTCTTCAAGGACAAGATATATTCTATCCAAACCAAACGAAATTCCTATTCCGCTCATATTCTTCAAACCAAAAATTCCGGTAAGATCGTCATATCTTCCTCCTCCACCAATGCTTCCCATCTTAACTTTTTTGGGAGCAGCAACTTCAAAAATAGCTCCGGTGTAGTAATTGAGTCCGCGTGCCAGAGTCACATCAAGGTCGAGAGTAGCGGTTTTCAAAGGCATTTCAGCTACAGCATTCTGTATGAATTGTAATTCTTCGATACCTTTCAATCCTGTTTCTGAACTTTTCAGAATAGATTGTAAACCTGAGATCTTTTCGGCAAAAGAACCCTTGAGATCAAAAATTGGCGATATTTTTTCAATAGCCTTTTCAGA from Christiangramia sp. OXR-203 harbors:
- a CDS encoding aldo/keto reductase, encoding MKRQKLGNTELYTPPIIFGGNVFGWTIDEKESFRMMDQLLDMGFDFIDSADVYSRWAEGNFGGESESIIGKYMKSRGNRHKLTITTKVGSSMQQGGDKDISKTHILNAVEDSLRRLQTDHIDLYFTHWDDNKTPVEETLGAYQKLIEQGKVRYIGASNLSPERLQESLDASKNDDLPKYQVFQPEYSLMQRRKFEGKIQKICQENNLGVTSYFSLASGFLSGKYQSIEDIKGSDREQFLGDYFDDRGKKVLNALKDISDHHNIYQAGIALRWIMQRPGITAPIASATIAEHLKSFEEAVNMELTKEEMENLNAASNH
- the hisS gene encoding histidine--tRNA ligase codes for the protein MAQKPSIPKGTRDFSPEEVAKRNYIFDIIKTQFKSFGFQPIETPSFENSSTLMGKYGEEGDRLIFKILNSGDYLKKADAKALEFKDSTTLTSSISEKALRYDLTVPFARYVVQHQNEIEFPFKRYQIQPVWRADRPQKGRFREFFQCDADVVGSDSLWQEVEFIQLYDAVFTQLGLEDVVIKINNRKILSGFAEVIGEQDRLIDFTVALDKLDKIGEAGVRKEMLEKGISEKAIEKISPIFDLKGSFAEKISGLQSILKSSETGLKGIEELQFIQNAVAEMPLKTATLDLDVTLARGLNYYTGAIFEVAAPKKVKMGSIGGGGRYDDLTGIFGLKNMSGIGISFGLDRIYLVLEELDLFPEAVRENTKVLFINFGDKESLYAMKSIRSLRNSGITAELYPDSSKMGKQMKYADKRDIPFVILAGEEEIEQQTFTLKHMKSGEQDTLRLKDLISKLS